From Nonlabens sp. Ci31, the proteins below share one genomic window:
- a CDS encoding electron transfer flavoprotein subunit beta/FixA family protein, with amino-acid sequence MKILVCISHVPDTTSKINFTDSNTQFDTSGVQFVINPNDEFGLTRAMWFKEKQGASVDVITVGGAEVEPTLRKALAIGADTAIRVDTPATDGYQVAKQLSAVVKDGGYDLIIAGRESIDYNGGMVPGMVAAMTGASFVNTCISLEVDGSNATAIREIDGGKETVTTSLPLVIGGQKGLVEESDLRIPNMRGIMMARKKPLTVVPATDATTETNSISFTKPEPKGQVTLVDAGDLDRLIDLLHNEAKAI; translated from the coding sequence ATGAAGATATTAGTATGTATCAGCCATGTGCCAGATACCACTTCAAAAATCAATTTTACAGATAGCAATACACAATTTGACACCAGCGGTGTTCAATTTGTCATCAATCCAAATGATGAATTTGGTCTGACTCGTGCCATGTGGTTCAAAGAAAAACAAGGAGCAAGTGTTGATGTAATTACTGTAGGTGGAGCAGAAGTAGAACCGACATTGAGAAAAGCGCTAGCAATAGGTGCAGACACAGCTATTAGAGTAGACACACCAGCCACAGATGGTTATCAAGTAGCAAAGCAATTAAGTGCTGTTGTAAAGGATGGGGGTTATGATCTTATCATAGCCGGTCGTGAATCAATCGACTATAACGGTGGAATGGTTCCAGGAATGGTCGCTGCAATGACAGGAGCTAGTTTTGTAAACACCTGTATTTCTCTAGAAGTAGATGGCTCTAATGCCACTGCCATACGTGAAATTGATGGTGGTAAAGAAACCGTAACAACAAGTCTTCCTCTGGTAATAGGTGGACAGAAAGGTCTTGTTGAAGAAAGTGACTTGAGAATTCCTAATATGCGCGGAATTATGATGGCACGTAAAAAACCATTAACTGTAGTTCCTGCAACAGATGCTACTACAGAAACCAATAGTATTTCTTTTACAAAACCAGAGCCTAAAGGTCAGGTAACTCTTGTAGATGCTGGAGATCTTGACAGATTAATCGATTTACTTCACAACGAGGCAAAAGCGATTTAA
- a CDS encoding DUF5686 and carboxypeptidase-like regulatory domain-containing protein, with amino-acid sequence MLIFTLTSIAQTKVGGVIYDEFGATVPFANVIFPGSSEGTISNDNGRFYIQSENTYQEVEFSFVGYKTQILKLDVKINLDLKITLQTDTAELDAVMVYAGKTSKKNNPAIDILRKVWENRRKNGLSQFKQYQYDKYEKLEFDMNTIDSSMIKSKLFRGMEFVFNYADTSRITGKTYLPIFINESLSTVYGDNEINKELDDVNANKNSGFSNNQTLIAFVKDLYNDIDVYDRYLKFFDKSFTSPVGKSGIDTYNYVLRDTAIVDGVEAYNIVYYPRRKGELTFKGDFWVATESYAIKEINMQATKSANINWVKEIYIEQEYDVLNDSLFLITRDYFLSDFALNKKEKSKGIYGKRTTLFDNYQFDIEKEPDFYRRRVNDYHPEIYDRDEAYWDKNRLEKLNKDEKQVYTMLDTLKKNKKFKRLYNIGTVLASGYYEFDGFDFGPIFSTFGFNDVEGIRLRAGGRTYFDANDPWRIEGYGAYGFRDQQFKFGIGGKYLLDKQSRLIVSAGYRDDVEQLAASLTRTNDVLGRSLASSALVSAGNNGRLSKIKLGVAAVSFEPLYNLEFRLGASYRKIETANPGFFSLDYFDATAPGGIRSETNQAEVDLSVTYKPGRKTTNYGVDRTIINEGDYPVLFLNYARGFKDLLSSNFDYDKAQFYYSHPFQIGVFGRLTARIEAGKTFGEVPLALLDVIPGNQTYFNIPGSFNTMNFYEFVTDEYLMVNLNHNFNGRLFSRIPGLRDLNLRELVGIKAAYGRISDKNIALNASGLNYLAPEDIFWEYSAGIGNIFKVLRLDVNFRGGYNYLPDARQISVTGSFGFFF; translated from the coding sequence ATGCTAATTTTCACCTTGACTAGTATTGCACAGACTAAAGTAGGTGGCGTGATCTATGACGAATTTGGAGCTACGGTACCTTTTGCAAACGTAATCTTTCCAGGTTCTAGTGAAGGAACCATCTCTAATGATAACGGTAGGTTTTACATACAGTCTGAGAATACATACCAGGAGGTGGAATTCTCATTTGTAGGGTATAAAACACAAATCCTTAAATTGGATGTCAAGATAAACCTGGACCTGAAAATTACCTTGCAAACTGATACGGCAGAATTAGATGCTGTAATGGTCTATGCGGGTAAAACTTCTAAGAAAAATAATCCTGCGATCGATATCCTACGTAAAGTATGGGAAAACAGACGTAAAAATGGGCTTTCTCAATTCAAACAATATCAGTACGATAAATATGAAAAGCTGGAATTTGACATGAATACCATAGACAGTTCTATGATTAAATCCAAGTTATTTAGGGGGATGGAGTTTGTTTTTAATTATGCTGATACCAGCAGGATTACAGGTAAAACCTATTTGCCTATTTTTATCAATGAATCCCTTTCTACGGTTTATGGAGATAATGAAATCAACAAAGAGTTAGACGATGTAAATGCTAATAAAAACTCTGGCTTCTCCAATAACCAGACGTTGATTGCTTTTGTAAAAGACTTGTATAATGATATTGATGTGTATGATCGTTATTTAAAATTCTTTGATAAGAGTTTTACCAGTCCAGTAGGTAAAAGCGGTATCGACACCTATAACTATGTATTGAGGGATACTGCTATTGTTGATGGAGTAGAGGCGTACAACATTGTCTATTACCCTCGTCGTAAAGGCGAGCTCACCTTTAAAGGAGATTTTTGGGTGGCCACAGAATCCTATGCGATCAAAGAAATCAACATGCAGGCGACTAAAAGTGCCAACATCAACTGGGTCAAAGAAATCTATATCGAGCAAGAATATGATGTCTTAAACGATAGCTTGTTTTTAATTACTCGCGATTACTTTTTAAGTGATTTTGCTTTGAATAAAAAGGAAAAATCCAAAGGTATCTATGGAAAACGCACCACCTTATTTGACAATTATCAATTTGACATTGAAAAAGAACCGGATTTTTACAGGCGTAGAGTAAATGATTACCATCCAGAAATCTATGATAGAGATGAGGCATACTGGGACAAAAACAGATTAGAAAAACTCAATAAAGATGAGAAGCAAGTCTACACGATGCTGGATACGCTTAAAAAGAACAAGAAGTTCAAGCGTCTTTATAATATAGGTACGGTTCTCGCATCTGGATATTATGAGTTTGATGGCTTTGACTTTGGTCCTATTTTTTCCACTTTCGGATTTAATGATGTAGAAGGGATACGTTTGCGCGCTGGTGGAAGAACTTACTTTGACGCAAATGATCCTTGGAGAATAGAGGGTTATGGAGCTTATGGATTTAGAGACCAACAGTTCAAATTTGGAATAGGAGGTAAATACTTATTAGATAAGCAAAGCAGACTGATAGTAAGCGCTGGTTATCGTGATGATGTAGAACAACTCGCTGCCAGTCTTACCAGAACAAATGATGTTCTAGGACGTAGTCTCGCATCTAGCGCTTTAGTCAGTGCAGGAAACAACGGTAGGCTTTCCAAAATCAAACTAGGAGTAGCAGCGGTAAGTTTTGAGCCTTTGTACAATCTAGAATTTAGATTGGGAGCCAGTTACAGAAAGATAGAAACGGCAAATCCAGGTTTTTTCAGTCTGGATTATTTTGATGCAACGGCACCGGGAGGAATACGTTCTGAAACAAATCAAGCTGAGGTAGATCTTTCTGTTACGTATAAACCAGGTCGCAAGACCACAAACTATGGCGTGGACCGCACGATCATTAATGAGGGTGATTATCCCGTGCTTTTCTTGAATTATGCCAGAGGTTTTAAGGATCTTTTGAGTAGTAACTTTGATTATGATAAAGCACAGTTTTATTACAGTCATCCTTTTCAGATAGGTGTTTTTGGTAGGTTAACCGCTCGTATTGAAGCAGGGAAAACTTTTGGAGAAGTGCCCCTAGCATTACTGGATGTCATTCCAGGAAACCAGACTTATTTCAATATCCCCGGCTCCTTTAATACGATGAATTTCTACGAGTTTGTAACAGACGAATACCTTATGGTGAATTTAAATCACAATTTTAATGGACGTCTTTTTTCCCGTATTCCTGGTTTAAGAGATTTGAATTTACGGGAACTGGTAGGGATAAAAGCCGCTTACGGTCGCATAAGCGATAAGAATATAGCATTAAACGCAAGTGGTCTTAATTACTTAGCTCCAGAAGATATTTTCTGGGAGTACAGCGCAGGTATCGGAAATATTTTTAAGGTGTTGCGACTAGATGTGAATTTTAGAGGTGGTTACAATTATTTGCCAGATGCGCGACAGATTTCTGTTACGGGTAGTTTTGGGTTTTTCTTTTAG
- a CDS encoding thymidylate synthase yields the protein MKFTSFHHKIDYTFGSMYCYDNYVIGHLHSGVIVNNEIAMRMLTDINDYYGKQKIVFISNREFGHEVDAKVYQLVNAKTMVGIAIVGTTQEQKIQAATEQSLYSGSFGFFSNMESAISWADSFTHDEDERHAG from the coding sequence TTGAAATTTACCTCCTTCCACCATAAAATTGATTACACCTTTGGCTCCATGTATTGCTATGACAACTACGTTATAGGTCACTTACATTCTGGCGTAATTGTTAACAATGAAATTGCCATGCGCATGCTTACTGATATCAATGATTATTACGGCAAACAAAAAATAGTGTTTATCTCTAATCGTGAATTTGGCCATGAAGTAGATGCTAAAGTATACCAACTTGTGAACGCAAAAACTATGGTAGGAATCGCTATAGTTGGAACTACTCAAGAACAAAAAATTCAGGCTGCTACAGAGCAATCTTTATATTCTGGCTCCTTTGGCTTTTTTAGTAATATGGAAAGTGCGATCTCCTGGGCAGATTCATTTACTCATGATGAAGACGAGCGTCACGCTGGTTAA
- a CDS encoding bifunctional nuclease family protein: MSLKRLNIRGISYSQTQNGAYALVLKEVDGPRQLPIVIGAFEAQSIAIALEKELSPPRPLTHDLFKSFAQRFSITVKQVIIHKLVDGVFYSSLICERDKIEEIIDARTSDAIALAVRFKAPVFTYENILEEAGIQQHIKPDKELEIAELDSEEMIDELISAASEEANDYSKFSLTELKKMLGEAVSKENYELAAQIRDEISKR; encoded by the coding sequence ATGAGTCTAAAACGACTTAACATACGAGGCATATCTTACAGCCAAACTCAGAACGGTGCTTATGCATTAGTGCTTAAAGAAGTTGATGGCCCAAGGCAATTACCTATAGTTATAGGAGCATTTGAAGCGCAAAGTATTGCCATCGCGCTAGAAAAAGAGTTGAGTCCGCCGCGACCTCTTACCCATGATTTATTTAAAAGTTTTGCCCAACGATTCTCGATTACTGTTAAACAAGTGATCATTCACAAGTTAGTAGATGGTGTTTTTTACAGCAGCCTTATTTGTGAAAGGGATAAAATTGAAGAAATCATTGATGCCCGAACGAGCGACGCAATCGCTTTGGCGGTAAGATTTAAAGCACCTGTTTTTACTTATGAAAATATTCTGGAAGAAGCAGGAATTCAACAACACATCAAACCAGACAAAGAACTGGAAATTGCAGAATTGGATAGTGAAGAAATGATTGACGAGCTCATCAGTGCAGCAAGCGAAGAAGCAAACGATTACAGTAAATTCTCTTTAACCGAACTTAAAAAAATGTTAGGAGAGGCTGTTTCTAAAGAAAACTATGAACTAGCAGCACAAATCAGAGATGAAATATCTAAACGATAA
- the egtB gene encoding ergothioneine biosynthesis protein EgtB — protein MISTKQLLQLFIETRTATEGICQPLQTEDYVVQPNVDISPPKWHLGHTTWFFEEFLLDAHLPNYKRYHENYAFVFNSYYESIGKRVVRTDRGNLSRPSVKDIYDYRVYVTSHMQELIESHLTEELIPVLEIGIHHEKQHQELLLTDIKYILGNNPLQPEYGSVTNEELLENAAVDFIEIKEGIYKIGHASKEFCYDNEQPRHRVFLEPYAICNSLVTNGEWIEFINDGGYSNPMIWHTEGWDWVNKNSIVAPMYWHHDNAKWTHYLLSGSKEVNLAAAVTHISYYEAFAFAQWKGMRLPTEFEWEVAQSNFKHGNRWEWTESAYLPYPNYQKPDGALGEYNGKFMVNQKVLRGSSIATPVNHVRPTYRNFFHAPLRWQFTSLRLAQSL, from the coding sequence ATGATTTCTACAAAGCAACTTCTTCAACTTTTTATTGAAACCCGAACCGCTACAGAAGGTATATGTCAACCATTACAAACAGAGGATTATGTGGTACAGCCTAATGTGGATATATCGCCGCCTAAGTGGCATCTGGGCCATACAACTTGGTTTTTTGAAGAATTTTTACTCGATGCACACCTCCCCAATTACAAAAGATATCATGAAAACTACGCCTTTGTTTTCAATAGCTATTATGAAAGTATAGGAAAACGAGTGGTACGCACTGATCGTGGTAATCTTTCAAGACCTAGTGTTAAAGATATTTACGATTACCGAGTTTATGTGACTTCTCACATGCAAGAGTTGATTGAAAGTCACCTGACAGAAGAGCTTATACCCGTTTTAGAAATAGGCATTCATCATGAAAAACAACATCAAGAATTACTGCTTACCGATATCAAGTATATTTTAGGAAACAATCCTTTACAACCAGAATATGGCAGCGTTACCAATGAAGAACTCCTTGAAAATGCCGCTGTTGATTTTATAGAAATAAAAGAAGGGATTTATAAAATAGGTCATGCTTCTAAGGAATTTTGTTATGATAATGAGCAGCCTAGACATCGGGTGTTTTTAGAACCTTACGCCATCTGCAACTCTTTAGTAACAAATGGAGAATGGATAGAATTTATAAATGACGGTGGTTATTCTAACCCGATGATATGGCATACCGAAGGATGGGATTGGGTAAATAAAAACTCCATTGTTGCTCCTATGTATTGGCATCATGATAACGCTAAGTGGACGCACTATTTATTGAGCGGTTCAAAGGAAGTTAATCTGGCTGCTGCCGTAACTCATATCTCCTATTATGAAGCATTTGCTTTTGCACAATGGAAAGGCATGCGCTTGCCTACCGAGTTTGAATGGGAAGTTGCCCAGTCCAACTTCAAACATGGCAACCGATGGGAATGGACAGAAAGTGCCTACCTTCCCTACCCTAACTATCAAAAACCTGATGGTGCCTTAGGCGAGTACAACGGTAAATTTATGGTCAACCAGAAAGTACTGCGAGGCAGCTCTATCGCAACGCCGGTAAATCATGTGCGACCCACTTATAGAAACTTTTTTCACGCGCCACTTAGATGGCAATTTACAAGCTTGCGACTTGCCCAATCATTATGA
- a CDS encoding electron transfer flavoprotein subunit alpha/FixB family protein, translating into MSVLVYTESENGSFKKTAYEVASYAKGVADMMGTDVAAISFHANDAGDLGTYGVSRLHNVSDSKLDKFNAAAYANAIAQAAKAENAKVVVISSSADSKYLGSLVSVHLEAGYVSNVTELPSSKEPFTVKRTVFTNKAFADTAITTDVKLVGISKNAYGLKEKATDCAVQAFAPSLSDADFTVHVQSVDKATDKVTIADAEVVVSAGRGMKGPENWGMIEELADVLGAATACSKPVSDLGWRPHGEHVGQTGKPVASNLYIAIGISGAIQHLAGINSSKIKVVINTDPEAPFFKAADYGVVGDAFEVVPALIEKLKAFKVANA; encoded by the coding sequence ATGTCCGTACTCGTATATACAGAATCAGAAAACGGTAGTTTTAAAAAGACTGCTTATGAAGTAGCCAGTTATGCAAAAGGTGTGGCAGATATGATGGGAACAGATGTTGCCGCTATATCTTTTCATGCAAATGACGCTGGAGATTTAGGAACTTATGGAGTGAGCAGATTGCACAATGTAAGCGATTCCAAATTAGATAAATTTAATGCTGCAGCTTATGCTAACGCTATTGCACAAGCTGCAAAAGCTGAAAATGCAAAAGTAGTAGTGATCAGTTCTAGTGCAGACTCAAAGTACTTAGGATCCCTAGTAAGTGTACATTTAGAAGCGGGTTATGTTTCTAATGTAACCGAGCTGCCTTCTTCCAAAGAACCTTTTACGGTAAAAAGAACTGTCTTTACAAACAAAGCATTTGCTGATACAGCAATTACTACAGATGTAAAGTTAGTAGGAATATCTAAAAACGCTTACGGTCTTAAAGAAAAGGCAACTGATTGTGCCGTACAAGCATTTGCTCCATCATTAAGTGATGCAGACTTTACCGTTCACGTGCAGTCTGTAGATAAAGCTACTGATAAAGTGACTATCGCTGATGCTGAAGTAGTGGTAAGTGCAGGTCGTGGTATGAAAGGACCAGAAAACTGGGGAATGATAGAAGAGCTTGCTGACGTTTTAGGAGCAGCAACAGCTTGTTCCAAACCAGTTAGTGACTTAGGATGGAGACCTCATGGCGAACACGTGGGGCAAACAGGTAAACCAGTTGCTTCTAACTTATACATTGCCATAGGTATTTCTGGAGCGATACAGCACCTTGCAGGAATCAACTCTTCTAAGATTAAAGTAGTCATTAATACAGACCCAGAAGCTCCTTTCTTTAAGGCAGCAGATTATGGAGTTGTAGGTGACGCTTTTGAAGTAGTTCCAGCTTTGATTGAAAAGTTAAAAGCCTTTAAAGTGGCAAACGCTTAA
- a CDS encoding thymidylate synthase gives MKQYQDLLQDILENGIDKGDRTGTGTRSLFGHQMRFNLQKGFPLVTTKKVHLKSIIHELLWLLSGDTNIQYLKDHNVRIWNEWADESGDLGPVYGHQWRNWNDEGIDQIKEVINTLKTNPNSRRMIVSAWNPSVLPDTSKSFSENVENGKAALPPCHAFFQFYVANNKLSCQLYQRSADVFLGVPFNIASYALLTMMVAQVCDLEYGDFIHSFGDVHIYNNLREQVELQLTREPRELPQMKLNPEIKDIFDFKYEDFSLENYDPHPAIKGVVAV, from the coding sequence ATGAAACAATACCAAGATTTACTTCAAGATATTTTAGAAAACGGCATCGACAAAGGCGATCGCACTGGAACTGGAACTCGCAGCCTATTCGGCCATCAAATGCGTTTTAATCTTCAAAAAGGCTTTCCTTTAGTAACAACAAAAAAGGTACACTTAAAATCCATTATTCACGAATTGCTGTGGTTGCTATCTGGGGATACTAACATACAGTACCTCAAAGATCATAACGTAAGAATATGGAATGAATGGGCTGATGAAAGTGGCGATCTAGGACCGGTTTATGGGCACCAGTGGCGCAATTGGAATGATGAAGGAATAGATCAAATCAAAGAAGTTATCAACACCTTAAAGACCAATCCTAACAGTCGCCGTATGATAGTAAGCGCATGGAATCCGAGCGTGCTACCTGATACTAGTAAAAGTTTTTCAGAAAATGTAGAAAATGGTAAAGCTGCTTTACCTCCTTGCCACGCCTTCTTCCAATTCTATGTGGCAAACAATAAGTTAAGCTGTCAACTGTACCAAAGAAGCGCAGATGTATTTCTAGGCGTTCCTTTTAACATTGCAAGCTATGCCTTATTAACAATGATGGTAGCGCAGGTATGCGATTTGGAATATGGTGATTTTATCCACAGCTTTGGTGATGTGCATATTTACAACAACTTAAGGGAGCAAGTAGAACTGCAACTAACCAGAGAACCCAGAGAATTACCGCAAATGAAACTGAATCCCGAAATCAAAGATATATTTGATTTTAAATATGAAGATTTCAGTTTAGAAAATTACGATCCGCATCCTGCTATTAAAGGGGTCGTTGCTGTGTAG
- a CDS encoding nucleoside transporter C-terminal domain-containing protein, which yields MHLSHGLLGVHTDDIVLVGQLLGEKTILNEFIAYGSLKDLKEAGKIMHPKSIIIATYALCGFANFASIGIQIGGIGVLAPGQRKTLAAFGIKALIGGTCAALLTATIAGMLFG from the coding sequence TTGCACCTATCGCATGGGTTATTAGGTGTTCATACAGACGATATTGTTTTAGTAGGACAACTCCTAGGTGAGAAAACAATCTTAAATGAATTCATTGCATATGGATCTCTTAAAGATCTTAAAGAAGCGGGTAAAATAATGCACCCTAAATCTATTATTATAGCCACCTATGCGCTTTGTGGATTTGCAAACTTTGCCTCTATTGGAATACAAATAGGCGGAATAGGCGTTCTTGCGCCCGGACAACGCAAGACCTTAGCCGCTTTTGGTATTAAGGCACTTATAGGAGGTACTTGTGCTGCACTGCTCACAGCCACTATAGCAGGGATGCTTTTTGGATAA
- a CDS encoding NupC/NupG family nucleoside CNT transporter: MNSFLPRLLTALTFICFSFITNAQDNTLIEGTWVLNSAKADDLSQTTPYQLDSISFNKQNYKYYTGVDSLNSNGRFILQGDFIALYPNEPQIDLKQFDLEKVNGDSLLLKNKSVTYTFLIKKKIISSNIEISNELGFSFESFYRGILGILFILGLCFILSKNKRKIDWRLVIVGITLQVVFAISVLKFESVAYIFDAISTGVVRFLAVSEAGAEFVFGNFIDTSGNWGYVFAFKVLPTIVFFSAFTSLLYYLGVLQKVVYVLAWIMSKTMRLSGAESLAAAANIFIGQTEAPLVVKPYLEKMTKSEMLCLMVGGMATIAGGVLAAFIGFLGGESEAQQILFTKHLLTASIMSAPAAIVIAKMLYPEEDKTKIDRSLKVSKDKIGSNILDAISRGTTDGLKLAVNVGAMLLVFTALIAVVNFGLKDLIGEYTGLNSIIESSSSGRYDGFSMQYILGNLFAPIAWVIRCSYRRYCFSRTTPR; this comes from the coding sequence ATGAATTCTTTTCTGCCCAGACTTCTTACTGCTTTAACTTTTATCTGTTTTTCATTTATAACAAATGCTCAAGACAACACCCTTATAGAAGGAACATGGGTGCTTAACTCGGCAAAGGCAGATGATCTTTCCCAAACAACACCCTACCAACTAGACAGTATTTCCTTTAACAAACAGAATTACAAGTACTACACTGGAGTAGACAGTCTCAATTCTAATGGCAGATTTATTTTACAAGGAGACTTTATCGCTCTTTATCCTAATGAACCACAAATAGACCTTAAACAGTTTGATCTAGAAAAGGTAAATGGCGATAGCTTATTATTAAAAAACAAGAGCGTTACCTATACTTTTTTAATCAAGAAAAAGATCATCTCTTCTAACATTGAAATATCTAATGAATTAGGATTTAGCTTTGAAAGCTTTTATCGAGGAATACTGGGTATCTTGTTTATTTTAGGACTTTGCTTTATACTAAGTAAGAATAAAAGGAAGATAGACTGGCGTTTAGTTATAGTAGGTATCACATTGCAAGTCGTTTTTGCTATTTCTGTTCTTAAATTTGAGAGTGTAGCCTACATTTTTGACGCTATTTCAACCGGTGTTGTTAGATTTCTTGCTGTGAGTGAAGCTGGAGCAGAGTTTGTTTTTGGTAATTTTATAGACACTAGTGGTAATTGGGGTTATGTATTTGCTTTTAAAGTACTCCCGACTATCGTTTTCTTTTCAGCCTTTACTTCTCTTTTATATTACTTAGGAGTCCTTCAGAAAGTAGTTTATGTCCTGGCGTGGATCATGAGTAAAACCATGCGATTAAGCGGTGCAGAATCACTTGCAGCTGCGGCTAATATTTTTATTGGACAGACAGAAGCTCCTCTAGTAGTAAAACCCTATCTGGAGAAAATGACCAAATCAGAAATGCTATGTCTTATGGTAGGTGGAATGGCCACTATTGCCGGTGGCGTCCTTGCTGCTTTTATCGGATTTCTAGGTGGAGAAAGTGAAGCTCAACAAATATTATTTACCAAGCACTTACTCACCGCATCCATAATGAGTGCCCCTGCAGCAATCGTAATAGCAAAAATGCTCTACCCAGAAGAAGACAAAACTAAAATAGACAGATCCCTTAAAGTTTCTAAAGATAAAATAGGTAGTAATATATTAGATGCTATTTCGCGTGGTACTACAGATGGATTAAAATTAGCTGTAAATGTAGGGGCCATGCTTCTTGTTTTTACAGCATTAATTGCGGTAGTAAATTTTGGACTAAAGGATTTAATAGGAGAATATACTGGGTTAAATTCTATCATAGAATCTTCTAGTAGCGGTAGGTACGACGGTTTTTCTATGCAGTACATTTTAGGTAACCTATTTGCACCTATCGCATGGGTTATTAGGTGTTCATACAGACGATATTGTTTTAGTAGGACAACTCCTAGGTGA
- a CDS encoding pyruvate dehydrogenase complex E1 component subunit beta, with product MKTIQFREAICEAMSEEMRRDETIYLMGEEVAEYNGAYKASKGMLDEFGAKRVIDTPISELGFAGVAIGSTMTGNRPIVEYMTFNFSLVGIDQIINNAAKIRQMSGGQFNCPIVFRGPTASAGQLGATHSQAFENWFANTPGLKVIVPSNPYDAKGLLKAAIRDDDPVIFMESEQMYGDKGEVPEGEYVLPIGVAEIKREGTDVTIVSFGKIIKEAYKAADELEKEGISCEIIDLRTVRPYDKEAILKSVKKTNRLVILEEAWPFGNVSTEISHMVQAEAFDYLDAPIYRINTQDTPAPYSPVLFAEWLPNHKDVVEGVKKVMYKK from the coding sequence ATGAAGACAATACAATTCCGCGAGGCAATTTGCGAAGCGATGAGTGAAGAAATGAGACGCGACGAGACCATCTATTTAATGGGTGAAGAGGTTGCAGAATATAATGGGGCTTATAAAGCTTCCAAAGGAATGCTAGACGAGTTCGGTGCCAAAAGAGTTATTGACACCCCTATTTCTGAGCTTGGTTTTGCAGGAGTAGCTATAGGTTCTACGATGACAGGAAACCGTCCTATCGTAGAGTACATGACGTTCAACTTCTCATTAGTTGGTATTGACCAGATCATCAACAACGCTGCAAAAATACGCCAGATGTCTGGTGGACAATTTAACTGTCCTATCGTTTTCCGTGGTCCTACAGCAAGTGCAGGGCAGCTGGGAGCAACGCACTCACAAGCTTTTGAAAACTGGTTTGCAAACACTCCTGGCCTTAAAGTAATCGTACCTTCAAATCCTTATGATGCAAAAGGGCTTCTTAAAGCCGCAATACGTGATGACGATCCAGTTATTTTTATGGAGTCTGAGCAAATGTATGGTGATAAAGGTGAAGTGCCGGAAGGTGAGTATGTGTTGCCTATAGGTGTTGCAGAGATAAAGAGAGAGGGAACTGATGTGACTATCGTTTCTTTTGGAAAAATTATCAAAGAAGCTTATAAAGCAGCAGACGAATTAGAAAAAGAAGGCATTTCTTGTGAAATTATCGATTTAAGAACTGTACGTCCTTATGATAAGGAAGCAATCTTGAAATCAGTTAAGAAAACAAATCGATTGGTTATTCTTGAAGAGGCATGGCCATTTGGTAATGTGTCTACGGAGATTTCTCATATGGTACAAGCAGAGGCATTTGATTATCTAGATGCTCCTATATATAGGATCAACACTCAAGATACTCCAGCACCTTATTCTCCAGTATTATTTGCAGAATGGTTGCCTAACCATAAAGATGTGGTAGAAGGCGTGAAGAAAGTGATGTACAAGAAGTAG